DNA from Alphaproteobacteria bacterium SS10:
CGGGGGGCAGCCCTAATCACCATTGGTGCGCTGATCTGTGGTGGGATCATTGCTGCCTTCTGGCTCGCCTTCACAGCGCCGGGGGAGACGATCATTCGCGGCGTTCAGGGGCGCTATCTGACGCCGGCCTACGGCGTGATCGCCTTAGGCCTGACCCTGCTATTCACCCGGCGGGGTTGGTTCCCAGTCTTACGTTACCTGTTGGCGGCTGAATGTCTGTTGGCCTATGCCGCAACGCTGTGGATCGCGTCTGGGTTCTACGGGTCTTGAGCGGGGATCACCTTACCTGGGTTCATCAGGTTCTTTGGGTCGAGTGCCTGTTTCACCGCGCGCATCATGGCGAGCTCGGTCGGTGATTTGTATTTGACCATATCGCTAGTCTTCAGGCGGCCCACGCCATGCTCTGCGCTAAAGCTGCCGCCATGCGCCATCACCAGCGCATGTATAGGCTCAACGATCTCATCCCAATGGCTTAGATAGTCAGCGCGGGTCATGGCTTCTGGCTGCATCATGTTGAAGTGCAGATTGCCATCGCCGATATGCCCAAACACGGTTGGTCTGATCTCTGGCATGATTGCCTTTGCCTTGGCGATACCGGCATCGATGAAGTCCGCGATCCTTGCAACCGGCACGGCGATGTCATGTTTGATTGAGCCGCCCTCAAGACGCTGTGCCTCAACAATCGCCTCGCGAAGATGCCAGAACTCTGCCCGTTCACGGTCGTTCTGGGCCAATACGGCATCCAGAACCGTTTCGCCTTCAATCAGGTTGCCCAGGCTCTCCTCCACCAACTCATTCAGGCGGTCATCTTTCACCCCGGCGGTGATTTCGGCGAGGCCGTACCAAGGGTAGGGGGATTGAAAGGCATCCCGGCAACCATCCATATGTTTGAAGGCCAGTTCCAAACAGGGGCGGGACATCAGTTCAAACGCCTCAACCTGCCCGCCGGTCTTGGCGTTGAGGTCATTGAGAACGGCTAGGGCGTCGGTGGGTGAGGGAACAGCAACCATGGCCGTTACCCGATGTGCCGGGCGCGGCTGCAGCTTTAGGCAGGCACCGGTGATAATGCCCAGCGTGCCCTCACTACCGATGAACAACTGCTTTAGGTCATAGCCGGTGTTGTTCTTGCGCAGGCTGTTCAGCCCATCCCAAATCTGGCCATCGGCTGTAACGACTTCCAGGCCCAGAACTTGATCCCGAGTGTTGCCATAGCGGAGGGTGAGGATGCCGCCCGCATTGGTCGCGATATTCCCGCCAATGCGGCAGGATCCTTCAGCGCCCAGGCTCAAGGGGAAAAAGCGGTCGATCTCTTCCGCCGCTTGTTGGATTTCGGCCAGGATGCAGCCGGCATCGACGGTGATGGTGTTGTCGATCGCATCAATGCCCCTGATGGCCGCCATGCGGTCTAGGGAGATCACCACCGCCTGCTCATCCTTAAACGGCACCGAGCCGCCAACCAGGCTGGTGTTACCGCCTTGGGGGACCATGGCAATGCCATTGGCCGCGCAGCACTTCACCGCCGCGGCAACCTGTTCGGTTGAGTTGGGGCGTAGGATTGCGATGGCTGAGCTCTCAAACTTCCCACGCCATTCGGTGATATAAGCGTTGAAGCGGTCATCACCCGGGGCAATGACGCTGGCCTCACCCAACAGACTTACAAACTGATCAACAGCGTCAGTCATTGGCGAACTCTGCGGTTGCGGCTGCTGCCCGGCGCAGACGGTCATTGATGGCGGCGCCGATACCGTGTTCAGGGATTGGGGCAACAGCGATAGCCTTGGCGCCACTCTCCTCAACCTCCCGCAAGGTTGCGAAGAGGTTTCGCGCCGCCTGGTCCAAATCCCCAACCTTGCTAAGGTTAACGCGCACCGCGCCGCCCTTGGCTGGGAATGGGTTGGGGCCAAAGCCGATATAGGCTTCATCTGCTGCCACCGCATCGCGAACATTGATCCGCAAGGGCAGGCTGGGCGCGTAATGGCGCAGCATTTGTCCTGGTGAGCGGGGGGCTGTGTCCTCTACCGTATCAACCGACGCAATGTCCGGCAGCAGATGGGCAAGGTCATCAGCCGTCACGGCGCCCAGACGCAAGATTGTTGGGGTTGTGCCGCTAAGGTCCAAAACTGTGCTTTCCAGCCCAATCTCGCACTTGCCGCCGCTCAATACGTAATCGATCTCGCCTCTGAAGCCATCGGCCACCATGGCGGCCGTGGTGGGGCTGAGGCGTCCCGATTTATTCGCGCTGGGCGCAACTAAGGGTGCACCAACTGCGGAGATAAGCTCCCTAGCCGTGCCATGGGCGGGTGCACGCACCGCAACGCTTGGTAGGCCGGCTGTGGCTGCCTTCGCCAGCGGCGCATCGTCCCGCTGCGGCAGAATAAGGGTCAGTGGGCCGGGCCAGAACTCACCCATCACCATGGCGGCACGCGCATCGACTCGTGCGATGGTTTCCGCCATATCACGGCCATCCACATGGCAAATTAAGGGGTTCTGCTGTGGGCGCTGTTTGAGGGTGAAAATTGCATCCACAGCCGTAGCATTGGCCGCCAGGGCACCCAGCCCGTAGACCGTCTCAGTGCCAAACGCCACGACACTACCATCCCGTAACGCCTTGGCAGCACGGGCAATTCCGTCGCTGGACGCGGGTAGGATCATCGGCCGGTTTGGGTCGGTATCGGTGGTGGCGGCACTCATAGATGTTTCATCACCATGGTTTGGGCGGGCATGCAAGTCTTCCCCACATGGTGCCGGAAAAGGGGGCCGCGACTTGTCGTAGCGTTTTGCGGCATGTCTACTTGGTTGCATTGCAGCATATCGGCGTTATCGCCGGGTTTTCAGCAGTGACGGAGAGAACGACATGCCCATCATCACAGTTGCCCAGCAAAAGGGCGGTGCGGGTAAGACGACACTGGTTGCCCATCTGGCTATTGCCCTGGCCCAGCGTGGGCTAACCGCCGCCACGGTTGATATCGATCCGCAGGCCTCGCTCTCCCATTGGTATGCTGCCCGGGAAGAGGCGTTGGGTGAGGATGCAACCGGCCTAACCCATCGTCAGATTTCGGGGTGGCGCACCCAGCGCGAGGTGGAAGAACTCGCCAATGAATATGATGTGGTGATTGTCGACAGCGCGCCCCATGCGGAAATGGAGACCAAGAACGCCATTCGCAGCGCCAGCCTGGTTGTTGTGCCGGTGCAGCCGAGCCCAATGGACCTTTGGGCTACCAAGCCAACGCTGGAGCTTGCCGCCGGGGAAAAGGTGACACCCATGTTGGTGTTAAACCGCGTGCCGCCACGCGCCAATTTGGCCGATTTGATTGAGAGGAAGCTGAAGGCGCTGAAAGTGAAGGTCGCGCGATCACAGCTTGGCAACCGGGTCGGCCTTGCCGCCGCGATGATGGACGGGCGAACGATCAGCGAGACCCAGCGCCGCAGCGTCGGCGCCGCTGAAGTTAAGAAGCTAGCCGCTGAGATTTACAAGGCCGCCGGCGGGCAGAAGAAACTGCGCTGAGCTTCTAAACAATACGATGCGCCCGGCACCATAGGCCGAGGGCAGAGGCAACCAGCGCCGACATTGGGAAGAGGATGATCGTACCGATAACTTCCAAGGCCCCAATCGCCGCTGGGTTTTCCGTGCAGCATAGGCTCAACTGATTGGTCAGTGCGGCAAAGGCGGCCAGCGGCAGTGCCGTTAACAGCATTGGCCCGATTAGATAGATCAGCGACATACCGCGTGTGGCCTGCCAAGCATCCTTCGGTTCTGCCACTTTGCCAGTGCTAACCATGGCAAATACCGGGGCAAAGCGCAGGCAGGCATAGCTTGCGATAACAGCCAACACACCGGTGATAATCGAGGCGGTTTCCAGCGCGGGTCTGAAACCAAACTCAAACAGCGCATCCCGTCCGAACCAAGCCGCCATGCGGTGGATGGCGAAAAACTGGTGGTCGATGGAGTGCCAAAGGCCAAAGGCCTGTGACCATAGCCAAAGCGGCGGCGCGACAAGCACGACACCCGCAATGGCAATCCCCAGTTCGCGGAAGCCGAATGGCAGCGGCACGCCCGA
Protein-coding regions in this window:
- a CDS encoding FAD-binding oxidoreductase translates to MTDAVDQFVSLLGEASVIAPGDDRFNAYITEWRGKFESSAIAILRPNSTEQVAAAVKCCAANGIAMVPQGGNTSLVGGSVPFKDEQAVVISLDRMAAIRGIDAIDNTITVDAGCILAEIQQAAEEIDRFFPLSLGAEGSCRIGGNIATNAGGILTLRYGNTRDQVLGLEVVTADGQIWDGLNSLRKNNTGYDLKQLFIGSEGTLGIITGACLKLQPRPAHRVTAMVAVPSPTDALAVLNDLNAKTGGQVEAFELMSRPCLELAFKHMDGCRDAFQSPYPWYGLAEITAGVKDDRLNELVEESLGNLIEGETVLDAVLAQNDRERAEFWHLREAIVEAQRLEGGSIKHDIAVPVARIADFIDAGIAKAKAIMPEIRPTVFGHIGDGNLHFNMMQPEAMTRADYLSHWDEIVEPIHALVMAHGGSFSAEHGVGRLKTSDMVKYKSPTELAMMRAVKQALDPKNLMNPGKVIPAQDP
- a CDS encoding threonylcarbamoyl-AMP synthase; this encodes MILPASSDGIARAAKALRDGSVVAFGTETVYGLGALAANATAVDAIFTLKQRPQQNPLICHVDGRDMAETIARVDARAAMVMGEFWPGPLTLILPQRDDAPLAKAATAGLPSVAVRAPAHGTARELISAVGAPLVAPSANKSGRLSPTTAAMVADGFRGEIDYVLSGGKCEIGLESTVLDLSGTTPTILRLGAVTADDLAHLLPDIASVDTVEDTAPRSPGQMLRHYAPSLPLRINVRDAVAADEAYIGFGPNPFPAKGGAVRVNLSKVGDLDQAARNLFATLREVEESGAKAIAVAPIPEHGIGAAINDRLRRAAAATAEFAND
- a CDS encoding ParA family protein, yielding MPIITVAQQKGGAGKTTLVAHLAIALAQRGLTAATVDIDPQASLSHWYAAREEALGEDATGLTHRQISGWRTQREVEELANEYDVVIVDSAPHAEMETKNAIRSASLVVVPVQPSPMDLWATKPTLELAAGEKVTPMLVLNRVPPRANLADLIERKLKALKVKVARSQLGNRVGLAAAMMDGRTISETQRRSVGAAEVKKLAAEIYKAAGGQKKLR